A single Leptidea sinapis chromosome 2, ilLepSina1.1, whole genome shotgun sequence DNA region contains:
- the LOC126971574 gene encoding activating signal cointegrator 1 complex subunit 3 isoform X3, producing MDALLRVLSDCEEYATLPVRHNEDVLNGELSQSCRLPVDSLSLDSSHVKTFLLLQAHLTRLPLPNTDYLTDTKSVLDQTVRIIQAMIDTSAEHGWLSVCLSCQMLMQSIVQARWPADSPLTTLPHIEPQHLYMFTQMTRDTNKPCTVLNGLKVSMRSYEGLARYLRREFDENQIEQIYKAINDLPTLDIKLFVRGLWFDSDGEQQKPVRQPMTRDQWIPLHADQEYTLVLEMHRRGGNPNSVMCPRFPRAKNEGYFVTLGTVEYGELHALKRTPPRGTAQITFYTPSNTGRIIYTIYIMSDSYLGLDQQYDLHFEIIDAIPPETVERAYEPDKLLLE from the exons ATGGACGCATTGCTGCGTGTGCTGTCTGATTGTGAGGAGTACGCCACCCTGCCTGTCAGACACAACGAGGACGTTCTTAACGG AGAACTATCCCAATCATGCCGACTCCCTGTGGATTCATTATCTCTGGACTCATCCCATGTGAAAACATTCCTGTTGCTGCAAGCGCATTTGACACGACTGCCACTGCCAAACACCGACTACCTTACCGACACCAAATCTGTACTGGATCAGACTGTCAGGATCATTCAG GCAATGATAGACACGTCGGCGGAACACGGCTGGCTGTCTGTGTGTCTGTCCTGTCAGATGTTGATGCAGAGTATCGTGCAAGCGCGCTGGCCCGCCGACTCACCCTTGACCACTCTGCCGCACATCGAGCCGCAGCATCTGTACATGTTCACCCAGATGACTAGGGACACGAACAAGCCGTGTACTGTGCTCAACGGTCTGAAGGTGTCCATGAGGAGCTACGAGGGACTGGCGAGGTATCTTCGGCGGGAGTTTGATGAAAACCAAATTGAGCAGATATATAAG GCAATTAACGACCTACCTACGCTAGACATAAAGTTGTTTGTCCGTGGGTTATGGTTCGACAGCGACGGAGAACAACAAAAGCCCGTGCGCCAGCCAATGACCAGAGACCAGTGGATACCCCTACATGCTGATCAG GAGTACACGCTAGTGTTGGAGATGCACCGTCGCGGAGGTAACCCGAACTCCGTCATGTGTCCCAGATTCCCGCGCGCCAAGAACGAGGGATACTTCGTCACACTCGGCACCGTGGAGTACGGGGAACTACACGCGCTCAAACGAACGCCGCCGAGAGGCACCGCGCAGATTACCTTCTATACGCCTTCTAACACAG GTCGTATCATCTACACCATATACATAATGAGCGACAGCTACCTGGGACTCGATCAACAATACGATCTtcattttgaaattattgaCGCCATACCACCAGAAACTGTAGAACGAGCGTATGAACCAGATAAATTGTTGTTggaataa
- the LOC126971836 gene encoding alpha-1,3/1,6-mannosyltransferase ALG2-like gives MVRIIFLHPDLGIGGAERLVLDAALAFKSKGHDVAFYTNHHDTSHCFAETRNGTFPVTVIGDWIPRSIFGKFKAACAYARMVYAAIYLAWYVIPVEEPTLIFCDLISLCIPFLKLARGPFRVVFYCHHPDKLLTSEGGFLKKIYRAPLNWLEELTTAHADKVLVNSKYTARVYQDAFQKIKDVPDICYPSINTEFFRNAAPKPLKEIVPVGTDKFIFLSINRYERKKNLQLALRALENLKSKITSEDYNRVHLIMAGGFDPINLENMEHYMELTDLCVELGIDDKVTFMKSPKDIEKVSLLYNCNALIYTPSNEHFGIVPLEAMYYSKPVIAVNSGGPTETIVNNVTGFLCEANADEFSAAMSKLILNPDMGHRLGEAGRKRFDTKFSFDAFAEQLDGILNRERQIIFEAQVIEIVPKKKK, from the coding sequence ATGGTTAGGATAATATTCTTACACCCCGATCTTGGCATTGGAGGAGCGGAGCGTCTAGTGCTTGATGCGGCTTTAGCTTTTAAATCAAAAGGTCATGATGTTGCATTCTACACGAATCATCACGATACTTCACATTGTTTCGCAGAAACCAGGAATGGTACTTTCCCAGTTACAGTAATTGGAGACTGGATACCTCGATCTATATTCGGAAAATTCAAGGCAGCCTGCGCGTATGCGCGAATGGTCTATGCAGCTATATATTTGGCTTGGTATGTTATTCCAGTTGAAGAGCCAACATTAATATTTTGCGATCTTATATCTCTCTGCATTCCATTTTTGAAGTTGGCAAGAGGACCATTCAGGGTTGTTTTTTATTGTCACCATCCAGATAAATTGCTTACATCAGAAGGAGgctttttgaaaaagatatataGGGCTCCACTGAACTGGTTAGAAGAATTGACTACAGCACATGCTGATAAAGTATTAGTCAACAGTAAATACACTGCTAGAGTATATCAGGATGCATTCCAGAAAATAAAAGATGTCCCTGACATTTGTTACCCTTCAATCAATACAGAGTTTTTCAGAAATGCTGCACCAAAACCTCTTAAAGAAATTGTGCCAGTTGGaactgataaatttattttcctcTCCATTAATAGATATGAAAGGAAGAAAAATTTACAGCTTGCCTTAAGAGCATTAGAAAATTTAAAGAGTAAAATAACTTCTGAGGATTATAATAGAGTCCATTTAATTATGGCAGGTGGTTTTGACCCTATAAATTTGGAAAACATGGAGCATTACATGGAACTTACAGATTTATGTGTAGAGCTGGGTATTGATGATAAGGTAACATTTATGAAGTCGCCAAAAGATATTGAAAAAGTATCATTATTGTACAATTGTAATGCTCTCATTTACACACCATCAAATGAACATTTTGGAATTGTGCCACTTGAAGCCATGTACTACAGTAAGCCAGTTATAGCTGTTAACAGCGGTGGGCCTACAGAAACTATAGTCAACAATGTTACAGGTTTCTTGTGTGAAGCAAATGCAGATGAATTTTCTGCTGCTATGTCCAAGCTTATTCTCAACCCCGACATGGGCCATAGATTGGGTGAAGCTGGCAGAAAGAGGTTTGACACAAAGTTTTCATTTGATGCATTCGCTGAACAGTTAGATGGCATATTGAACAGAGAAAGGCAAATAATTTTTGAGGCACAAGTGATTGAAATTGTGccgaaaaagaaaaaatag